Proteins found in one Ischnura elegans chromosome 11, ioIscEleg1.1, whole genome shotgun sequence genomic segment:
- the LOC124167948 gene encoding uncharacterized protein LOC124167948, translated as MSKNHMTAVKPRQSASPNPAAGSSKTSHRAIKLKSSAIGPRQGYQQFKYYTSVAAQAILQQQAEGGDFSVGIDVKDARTLGDVVIQSVENERLRPVVRLVSIAHVPGWQKGDHVINRVDLTGKKGPFSITKHFRSYYDIYKDRKFLRDDQKIKDVTIVTNASFSGSDDFTSNMFEEERFGEHSILGSQFSIWIPRGQCDRREDLEFRLAKAVNEEMDELKPLIDTFFKQLRVIPEVRGSEILKRGSTDILSKMYGNENASLHYLMLMEVVDDWAVDTVARYLTSQCLKNILDEIDHKIKL; from the coding sequence ATGAGTAAAAATCACATGACTGCGGTCAAACCTAGACAGAGCGCATCGCCAAACCCCGCCGCTGGATCATCGAAGACATCCCATCGTGCAATCAAGCTTAAAAGCTCAGCGATAGGGCCCAGACAGGGGTACCAGCAGTTCAAATACTACACCAGCGTCGCGGCTCAGGCCATCCTACAGCAACAAGCGGAGGGCGGTGATTTCTCCGTGGGCATCGACGTCAAAGACGCGCGAACGTTGGGAGATGTTGTGATACAAAGCGTCGAAAACGAAAGGCTAAGGCCAGTGGTCAGGCTGGTGAGCATAGCCCACGTCCCAGGATGGCAGAAGGGTGACCACGTCATCAACCGCGTCGATTTGACCGGCAAGAAGGGTCCATTCTCGATCACGAAGCACTTTCGATCTTACTACGACATTTACAAAGACCGAAAATTCCTTCGGGACGACCAGAAGATCAAAGATGTCACCATAGTCACTAACGCAAGTTTCAGTGGCAGTGATGATTTTACTAGTAATATGTTCGAGGAGGAGAGATTCGGCGAACACTCAATTTTGGGATCCCAATTCTCAATTTGGATCCCGAGGGGTCAATGTGACCGTAGGGAAGATCTTGAGTTCCGACTGGCAAAAGCAGTGAATGAGGAGATGGACGAGCTCAAACCCTTAATAGACACTTTCTTTAAGCAGTTGAGGGTGATCCCAGAAGTCAGAGGGTCAGAAATTCTAAAAAGGGGGTCCACAGACATCCTATCCAAAATGTACGGAAACGAAAATGCCTCTCTGCATTACCTCATGTTGATGGAAGTTGTGGATGACTGGGCGGTAGACACAGTCGCGCGCTACTTAACGTCTCAATGCCTAAAAAATATCCTGGATGAGATTGACCATAAAATAAAACTCTAG